The following proteins are co-located in the Branchiostoma lanceolatum isolate klBraLanc5 chromosome 16, klBraLanc5.hap2, whole genome shotgun sequence genome:
- the LOC136421508 gene encoding zinc finger C3H1 domain-containing protein-like — translation MDLEDDKGSSIEEGEVLEEGEIDDDDENVERTVSFLGNVRRDGFGPPPDDFPPAPGPLRVDFRQRYDPHGPRGDTGFHPPRNAPDPPGEWRFRELLSRRGRGFGPEGVSFHGAMNLGGNLGPPPPHHMGRGKGFRGRGRGRGMQRGGRGGQKNFEPPREPREPREGTRRSSRLRNRPDHPLQEAEPWLPWMKKYFGPNKPVMGLSATPRDVGMTMTSMSSLSLSNEGPLRRQDQQQDTGEQYSDLLQNYRRIRSQLEEIERKEKLEKMGIREWDLDKYTREEKTSRDTSPRGEGQESKAKGRSRSRSKSGSSKASSKSEPKQEADTPKEKKEGEDEDDEELMELQLRLIALESAAKARRDKTDSEDGQAEVDSGKEPSPEGKDTTLKLEQDKVTTDSLPKKNVTKSSARKSDQSKPAAVPPRQLTTSPFNMNRRQSKRKRGRPSKRKRDEIRLMQKWKEGEEERERTRRTEAARIRNLGNHAEQYKRFMEFVTEARDGSPHPKQEEERRRRSRSAESATSARPSPAAPLPTELLDNYEEVSMDVDSNDESPEGVLKKETFLFPGLPPDLPFVPPLPLEAPPEVPPPPEPTDLIGEDQDEEEDDDDEDLEALRGEVFKSLVSRRALKETSSPREGSPFEGNSPSRDPQQTQPSSYTVRRQQPPRLQQTIPMIPVHGPVVINLGEDSDESDEDEGAKPAGSSWLDDMLKAARRDADAAKAKPSPPPQKMAPVPKTPEALIKLDLEKQQEYRRLKEEIARRERSRLEGSQPSSAAASPSVSEVETGEDDAPLTDTTTQEGQTLQDKPQLKDGSLTKIDESESGDVKTEKGEDFSKEEELRQRLLEKNAAEWEGRVEKHSDSVRKDQRLLAELSRQVSIKEGTVRAAQVKVQKLKEQLQAAEKILSGSRALVKRLHDQTITVQQRLDRKQATQRQLVEGLNKARIAAGKSPSSVDLEEITVTLKRKQPLPSEEKANKKAKTQRTAQQRMSPQSIVLEKERLQRLEREYAEKIRQLKEAMESKTPRVDKEAVKVEVGKENLQPTNVLQPVVDYTQDKISLSYGGSAKASSSNVEVEKEHATEEKSKRRKSLLELNPSTKPQLLSPDRRRRSSERLRPRTQESESSQDAQSESAATSEEKTLNVRLPAGQGMETLRRLQTEKEKKLPSTCSPSNVQFLKEFSVLETPICKDLDLRFDPMTSGPTDQSDDLLPLPLRPYSSCLLNFRSYRFNPYFRTKSKLPLTSATFNHKVNPQQVVCRFHLTGTCNDGDCRWQHLADAMLTGDELYQDLLSYYLPLVGVTDTTEPDKCQQAIVSFVEKTCSPNKDKMSENDQCLLLVSQVNEHAKHVPPHTTFLHPRVWRPAQARRRELREEESGEGEDRKFGKDVLRKNAPPSDDLEFRYFISEGETFESLEAAALKDPQNSDLWIGLAHKYLKTGASDENSRLDQALNVLSRGLEANQCSEALWLQYLELYSRRSGQEEALEMCQQAVEFAPSYRIWWKYLSLQDTIEAKDSICCQILEFLRSPEFSGEAESRSHSLLETLLFRSQLGVVSGRRSGALQILQDALKQTKDTPQPLTCDLTPEDRVLCWLCFINLQEFHTLPAHMWDPADSNPGRIVCKEPFLMGWSEERGVTTPRDSLLSHFQDALRACSSKTLAAQENTLVCLPLYRNLVLMERVSNKVSSARGVCKRLLKACPGSVPLCLLLADVESRHGTSQDTLNVLQEAASRHEQSAEVHLALAKCLLSQGDKESALGALVNCVEAFFNIEDSSEEHTPQRLYSKLLGQPLPLGYTAPPYAEGMDQSTVRGEQLYLYLNFR, via the exons ATGGACTTAGAAGACGACAAGGGCTCGTCTATAGAAGAAGGAGAAGTTCTAGAAGAAGGTGAgattgatgacgatgatgaaaaTGTCGAGAGAACGGTGTCTTTCCTCGGGAATGTGCGCCGTGACGGTTTCGGTCCCCCTCCTGACGACTTCCCCCCCGCCCCGGGCCCGCTCCGTGTGGATTTCCGACAGCGGTACGACCCGCACGGGCCCCGCGGGGACACGGGCTTCCACCCGCCGAGGAACGCGCCCGACCCGCCCGGGGAGTGGCGCTTCCGCGAGCTGCTCAGCCGGAGGGGCCGAGGGTTCGGGCCCGAGGGTGTGAGCTTCCACGGAGCCATGAACCTCGGAGGGAACCTCGG ccctccccctccccaccacatgGGTCGAGGGAAGGGGTTCCGGGGTCGCGGCAGAGGTCGCGGGATGCAGCGCGGCGGTCGAGGCGGCCAGAAGAACTTTGAACCTCCAAGAGAACCCAGGGAACCCAGAGAAGGAACAAGAAGGAGCTCAC gcctgcgGAACCGACCAGACCATCCCCTACAGGAGGCAGAACCCTGGCTGCCCTGGATGAAGAAATACTTCGGACCCAACAAACCCGTCATGGGCCTGTCAGCGACACCCCGAGACGTCGGCATGACGATGACCTCCATGTCATCATTATCGCTTTCTAACGAAGGTCCGCTGCGCAGACAAGACCAGCAGCAGGACACAGGAGAACAGTACAGTGACTTGCTGCAGAACTACAGACGCATTCGCTCACAGCTCGAGGAGATAGAAAG gaagGAGAAGCTAGAGAAGATGGGGATCCGGGAGTGGGACTTGGACAAATACACTCGTGAAGAGAAAACCTCCAGGGACACCAGCCCTAGGGGCGAAGGTCAGGAGTCAAAGGCCAAGGGCAGGTCAAGATCAAGGTCAAAGTCAGGATCCAGCAAGGCAAGCTCCAAATCTGAACCCAAGCAAGAAGCAGACACACCAAAGGAGAAAAAG GAGGGAGAGGATGAAGATGATGAGGAGCTGATGGAGCTGCAGCTGAGGCTGATCGCACTGGAGTCGGCGGCGAAGGCTCGGAGGGACAAAACCGACTCGGAAGACGGGCAGGCGGAGGTCGACAGCGGGAAGGAACCATCGCCAGAGGGGAAGGACACGACCTTGAAACTGGAGCAGGACAAGGTCACCACCGATAGTCTACCCAAGAAAA ATGTGACAAAGAGCAGTGCCAGGAAGTCTGACCAGTCCAAACCCGCCGCCGTACCGCCACGCCAACTCACAACCTCACCCTTCAACATGAACAG GCGTCAGTCGAAGCGTAAGCGTGGGCGGCCAAGCAAGCGGAAGCGAGATGAGATCCGACTGATGCAGAAGTGGAAGGAAGGGGAGGAGGAACGGGAGAGGACCCGCAGGACGGAGGCGGCCAGGATCCGTAACCTTGGTAACCACGCCGAGCAGTACAAACGCTTCATGGAGTTTGTGACGGAGGCTCGGGATGGCAGTCCTCAT CCGAAACAGGAGGAAGAGCGTCGGCGGCGCTCCCGTTCTGCAGAGAGCGCGACCTCTGCGCGACCTTcccccgccgcccccctccctacGGAGCTGCTGGATAACTATGAGGAGGTCTCCATGGATGTGGACAGTAATGACGAGTCTCCAG AAGGTGTTCTGAAGAAGGAGACGTTCCTGTTCCCAGGCCTCCCCCCTGACCTGCCCTTCGTGCCCCCCCTCCCGCTGGAGGCACCCCCTGAAGTACCCCCTCCGCCTGAG CCTACTGATCTGATAGGTGAGGACCAGGATGAAGAGgaagacgatgatgatgaagacttAGAGGCTCTGAGAGGGGAGGTCTTCAAGTCCCTGGTCAGCAGAAGGGCTCTCAAGGAG ACATCCAGCCCCAGAGAAGGGTCACCGTTTGAAGGAAACTCCCCCAGCCGAGACCCCCAGCAGACACAGCCCTCCAGTTATACAGTCAGGAGGCAGCAGCCACCCAGGCTGCAACAGACGATACCCATG ATCCCAGTGCACGGCCCTGTGGTGATCAACCTGGGCGAGGACTCTGACGAGAGTGATGAGGATGAGGGGGCGAAGCCTGCCGGATCCTCGTGGCTCGACGACATGCTGAAGGCTGCCAGGAGAGATGCTGAT gCTGCTAAGGCTAAGCCCAGTCCCCCTCCCCAGAAGATGGCACCTGTACCTAAGACTCCTGAAGCACTGATTAAACTTGACCTTGAGAAACAGCAGGAGTATCGCAGACTCAAAGAGGAGATTGCAAGGAGGGAGAGGAGTCGTCTTGAAG GCTCCCAGCCCTCAAGTGCTGCTGCTTCTCCTTCTGTGTCTGAAGTCGAGACTGGAGAAGACGACGCTCCTCTCACAGACACAACGACACAGGAAGgacaaacacttcaagacaaaCCACAACTTAAAGACGGAAGTCTTACCAAGATCGATGAGTCGGAGTCCGGGGACGTTAAGACGGAGAAGGGGGAAGACTTTTCTAAGGAAGAAGAGTTACGACAACGTCTCCTGGAGAAGAATGCTGCAGAGTGGGAGGGGAGAGTGGAGAAACACAg TGACTCAGTAAGGAAAGATCAGCGACTTCTAGCCGAACTCTCCCGTCAGGTCAGCATCAAGGAGGGCACAGTCAGGGCAGCACAGGTCAAAGTGCAGAAGCTAAAG gaGCAACTTCAGGCTGCAGAGAAGATCCTGTCAGGAAGCCGTGCCCTTGTGAAGAGGCTGCATGACCAGACTATCACAGTACAGCAGAGATTAGACAGGAAACAGGCCACACAGAGGCAGCTAGTAGAGGGCCTCAACAAGGCTAG GATCGCTGCAGGGAAATCCCCGTCTTCCGTAGACCTAGAAGAAATCACCGTCACCCTTAAGAGGAAACAGCCTCTTCCTTCCGAAGAAAAAGCGAACAAAAAAGCCAAAACTCAAAGAACTGCTCAGCAGAGGATGAGTCCACAGTCTATAGTTCTGGAGAAGGAAAGACTACAAAGACTAGAGCGGGAGTATGCCGAGAAAATAAGACAACTTAAAGAAGCGATGGAGAGTAAGACTCCTCGAGTAGATAAGGAAGCTGTCAAGGTCGaagttgggaaagaaaatcTTCAACCGACGAACGTCTTACAACCTGTAGTAGACTATACTCAAGACAAGATTAGTCTTTCTTATGGCGGTAGCGCCAAGGCGAGTAGTAGTAATGTTGAGGTAGAAAAAGAACATGCAACAGAGGAAAAAAGCAAAAGGAGAAAGTCACTTTTAGAACTGAATCCTAGCACGAAGCCACAGTTACTTTCGcctgacagaagaagaaggagtAGTGAACGTCTTAGACCTAGAACTCAAGAAAGTGAAAGTTCTCAAGACGCTCAAAGTGAAAGTGCTGCTACTTCTGAGGAGAAGACGTTGAATGTGAGATTACCTGCCGGACAGGGAATGGAGACTTTAAGACGTCTTCAGACAGAGAAGGAAAAGAAGCTGCCCTCCACATGCAGTCCTTCCAACGTGCAATTCCTTAAGGAGTTCAGTGTCTTAGAAACACCCATCTGCAAGGACTTAGACTTGAGGTTCGACCCCATGACCTCCGGCCCCACAGACCAGTCAGACGACCTTTTGCCCCTTCCCCTCCGACCTTACAGCAGCTGCCTGCTCAACTTCAGGTCATACAGGTTCAACCCCTACTTCAGAACCAAGTCCAAGTTGCCCTTGACCTCCGCGACCTTCAACCACAAGGTCAACCCCCAGCAGGTGGTCTGTAGGTTCCACCTGACCGGCACCTGCAATGACGGTGACTGCAGATG GCAACACCTTGCAGACGCCATGTTGACAGGAGATGAGCTTTACCAGGACCTGCTGTCTTACTATCTCCCACTGGTGGGGGTCACTGATACAACAGAACCTGACAAGTGCCAACAGGCTATAG tgtCATTCGTTGAGAAGACCTGTTCACCAAACAAAGACAAGATGTCGGAGAACGACCAGTGCCTTCTACTGGTGAGCCAGGTGAATGAGCACGCCAAACACGTCCCCCCCCACACCACCTTCCTGCACCCCCGCGTCTGGAGACCTGCACAGGCCAGGAGGAGGGAACTGAGGGAAGAGgagagtggggagggggaggacAGAAAGTTTGGAAAAG ATGTCTTGAGAAAAAATGCACCTCCTTCTGACGACCTGGAGTTCAGGTACTTTATTTCGGAAGGAGAGACGTTTGAGAGTCTTGAGGCCGCCGCCCTGAAGGATCCTCAGAACTCAGACTTGTGGATCGGGCTAGCTCACAAGTACCTGAAGACTGGAGCAAG CGACGAGAACTCGCGGCTTGACCAGGCCCTGAACGTGCTGTCCCGAGGGCTGGAGGCTAACCAGTGCAGCGAGGCCCTCTGGCTGCAGTACCTGGAACTGTACTCGCGGCGGTCCGGGCAGGAGGAGGCCCTGGAGATGTGCCAACAGGCTGTGGAGTTCGCGCCCTCCTACAGGATATGGTGGAAG TACCTGTCACTGCAAGACACAATAGAGGCCAAAGACAGCATCTGCTGCCAGATCCTGGAGTTCCTGCGGAGCCCGGAGTTCTCCGGAGAAGCGGAGAGTCGCTCACACTCCCTCCTGGAGACCCTCCTGTTCAGGAGTCAGCTGGGGGTGGTCAGCGGCCGACGGAGCGGAGCATTACAGATTCTACAG GATGCCCTGAAGCAGACCAAGGACACCCCACAACccctgacctgtgacctgaCCCCTGAGGACAGGGTCCTGTGCTGGTTGTGTTTTATAAACCTGCAGGAGTTTCACACCCTCCCCGCACACATGTGGGACCCCGCAGACTCAAACCCTGGGAGGATTGTATGTAAGGAACCCTTCCTAATGGGTTGGAGTGAAGAGAGGGGGGTGACTACACCACGGGACAGTCTGCTATCTCACTTTCAAG ATGCGCTTCGAGCGTGTTCCAGTAAGACCCTGGCAGCCCAGGAGAACACCCTGGTGTGCTTACCTCTCTACAGGAACCTGGTACTGATGGAGAGGGTCTCCAACAA GGTTAGCTCTGCCCGAGGAGTGTGTAAGAGACTCCTGAAGGCCTGTCCTGGTTCTGTGCCCCTGTGTCTGCTGTTAGCCGATGTGGAGTCCAGACATGGGACCAGTCAGGACACTCTCAAC GTTCTCCAAGAGGCTGCTTCAAGACATGAACAGAGTGCAGAAGTACATCTAGCCCTAGCTAAGTGTCTCCTGTCTCAG GGTGACAAAGAAAGTGCTCTTGGTGCTCTAGTGAACTGTGTGGAGGCTTTCTTCAACATAGAAGATTCTTCTGAAGAACACACTCCACAAAGATTGTACAG CAAACTCCTTGGCCAACCTCTTCCCCTGGGTTACACTGCACCACCTTATGCTGAAGGGATGGACCAGTCCACTGTGAGGGGGGAGCAACTTTATCTGtacctaaacttcaggtag
- the LOC136421509 gene encoding RNA-binding protein 28-like codes for MADADEKSSRTLFVRNLPYTTTNEKLEEIFSEAGPIKECFVVREPGVTDTCRGFGFVTFALREDAVKAKDQPVSVQGRKVLVSFADKKPKKRKSEGVAEEDGENEQKDSPGAPPKKKKRTEHSTAGRVVVLKNLPAKVKEEKIQKLVSKYEGVEEVTFPAPDTDEPTALVKFSNTLARAEEQPLITRSSTLLHKNPQRSYCNTLFSNRISKQKTMMYLVITHTNSNTMFICCSKYEGVEEVTFPAPDTEVPTALVKFSSNTLARKALPGLGSSKVKSSSVQAVLQSKDNKAPSKKSLKKSRIIVRNLSFKCNKEDLRKTFEKYGKITDVQVPTVQGGKKRGFGFVQFTSVFEAAKAVAEMNTKPLHGRPIAVDYTVPKNRYESAKTPEDKEDQEDGESDDDDDGDEDSGTEDRDEEEDGSDEEDEEDDNDDDDEEDDDDEEEDDDDEDSDDFSDDEDDEKVKKKSKTPKPFRESTDVQQGKTVFIRNLSYDSLDEDVEELFLQFGGIKYVRLVVDPQTEHSRGTGFVQFNTKEAADKCVQQATTDGLSLAGRSLTVSIAVSRQQAQKLTEDKKEKKPTDKRNLYLAREGLIRPGTQAATGLTDKDITMRQKVEKIKREKLKNPAIFVSDVRLCVRNIPLNMGDKDLRRLFLKTLGDKSISITESRVMRDLKNVNSQGVGKSRGYGFVSFSQHEHALRALRETNNNPNLFPDGRRLIVEFSLENKLALKKQEMRLTKAKAARQSATQNSRKQHPETNGSKQPTNKPPQPSTENNGQQTLSRKQKRKLRQQQRREKIQQEKLDGLDGKFDTLNQQSGVKAVRGTKGLPSHLGPKIRQRDRGKVVQKAVKKPKPRSALTKTKQEPLQQMKGGKGQTPAQPSRRSNKPERKEEAKFDLLVHRYKQKLFGKDSGKQMKKSKWFND; via the exons ATGGCAGACGCCGACGAAAAATCGAGCCGAACACTTTTCGTGCGAAACCTGCCTTACACAACTACTAACGAGAAGCTAGAGGAGATCTTCAGCGAAGCAGGGCCGATTAAGGAATGTTTCGTCGTCAGAGAGCCAG GTGTGACAGACACATGCAGAGGGTTTGGATTCGTTACATTTGCTCTCAG aGAGGATGCGGTGAAGGCGAAAGACCAGCCTGTGTCAGTACAGGGGAGGAAAGTGTTGGTGTCTTTtgcagacaagaaaccaaagaaGAGAAAAAGTGAAGGTGTGGCAGAAGAGGATGGAGAAAATGAGCAGAAAGACAGTCCAGGGG CCccaccaaagaagaagaagcgaACAGAACACAGCACAGCGGGGCGGGTCGTCGTTCTGAAGAACCTGCCGGCTAAGGTGAAGGAGGAGAAGATACAGAAACTGGTCAG CAAATATGAGGGTGTAGAAGAAGTGACGTTCCCAGCCCCAGACACAGATGAACCCACAGCTCTGGTGAAGTTCTCCAACACCCTAGCCAGGGCTGAGGAGCAACCCCTAATCACTAGATCATCAactttgttacat AAGAACCCACAGCGCTCTTACTGCAACACTTTGTTCAGCAACAGGATTTCCAAACAGAAGACCATGATGTACTTAGTTATTACAcatactaacagtaacacaatgtttatttgttgcAGTAAGTATGAGGGGGTAGAAGAAGTGACTTTCCCAGCCCCAGACACAGAAGTACCCACAGCTCTGGTTAAGTTCTCCTCCAACACCCTGGCCAGGAAGGCTCTGCCCGGTCTCGGCTCCTCAAAGGTGAAGAGCTCCTCAGTCCAGGCTGTTCTCCAGTCTAAGGACAACAAGGCGCCATCCAAGAAGTCGCTCAAGAAGTCCAGGATCATTGTCAGGAATTTGTCCTTCAAG TGTAATAAGGAGGATCTGAGAAAAACTTTTGAGAAATATGGAAAGATCACCGATGTGCAGGTCCCTACGGTACAAG GTGGGAAGAAGCGAGGGTTTGGGTTTGTCCAGTTCACCAGCGTGTTTGAGGCAGCCAAGGCTGTGGCAGAGATGAACACAAAGCCTCTGCATG GAAGGCCCATTGCTGTGGACTACACTGTGCCCAAAAATAGATACGAGTCGGCAAAAACACCAGAAGATAAAGAGGACCAAGAAGATGGAGagtcagatgatgatgatgatggtgatgaggaCAGTGGTACAGAGGACAgggatgaggaggaggatggcAGTGATGAagaggatgaggaggatgacaatgatgatgatgatgaggaggatgatgatgatgaggaggaggatgatgatgatgaggacagTGATGATTTttctgatgatgaagatgatgaaaaag TGAAGAAGAAATCCAAGACCCCAAAGCCTTTCAGAGAAAGCACAGATGTCCAGCAGGGCAAGACTGTTTTCATCAG GAACCTGTCGTACGACTCCCTAGATGAGGATGTAGAAGAGCTGTTCCTTCAGTTTGGTGGGATCAAGTATGTTAGACTGGTGGTGGACCCTCAGACAGAACACTCCAGAG GTACAGGATTTGTTCAGTTTAACACCAAGGAGGCAGCAGACAAGTGTGTGCAGCAGGCAACT ACTGATGGTTTGAGTCTGGCCGGCCGCAGCCTGACCGTCAGCATCGCGGTGTCCAGGCAACAGGCCCAGAAACTGACCGAGgacaagaaggagaagaaacccaCAGACAAGAGGAACCTGTATCTCGCCAGGGAGGGGT TGATCCGACCGGGCACCCAGGCAGCCACAGGCCTGACAGACAAGGACATCACTATGAGGCAGAAG GTAGAGAAGATTAAGCGCGAGAAGCTGAAGAATCCTGCCATCTTTGTGTCGGACGTGCGCCTGTGTGTGCGGAACATTCCACTCAACATGGGGGACAAGGATCTGCGCAGACTGTTCCTAAAAACCCTGGGGGACAAAAGTATCAGCATCACAGAG TCCAGAGTCATGCGGGATCTGAAGAACGTGAACAGCCAGGGTGTCGGCAAGTCTCGCGGCTACGGTTTCGTCTCCTTCTCACAACACGAGCACGCGCTCCGGGCGCTACGGGAGACTAACAACAACCCCAACCTCTTTCCCGATGGCAGG AGACTGATTGTTGAGTTTTCCCTGGAGAACAAGCTGGCTCTGAAGAAACAGGAGATGAGACTCACCAAGGCTAAAGCT GCTCGGCAATCTGCCACACAGAACAGCAGAAAGCAACACCCAGAAACAAACGGCAGTAAACAACCCACCAACAAACCTCCACAACCCTCCACAGAAAACAACGGCCAACAGACTCTCAGCAGAAAACAGAAGAGGAAGCTGAGACAACAGCAACGCAGGGAAAAAATCCAGCAGGAGAAACTAGATGGACTCGACGGCAAGTTTGACACGTTGAACCAACAAAGCGGGGTTAAAGCAGTGAGGGGGACGAAGGGTCTCCCTTCCCACTTAGGACCGAAGATTAGACAGAGGGACAGAGGGAAGGTTGTACAGAAGGCTGTGAAGAAACCCAAGCCTAGGAGCGCTCTAACCAAGACAAAACAGGAACCACTACAGCAGATGAAGGGAGGGAAAGGACAG ACCCCAGCTCAGCCGAGCCGTCGTTCCAACAAACCAGAGCGGAAGGAAGAGGCGAAGTTTGACCTCCTGGTACACAGGTACAAGCAGAAGCTGTTCGGGAAGGACTCCGGCAAACAGATGAAGAAGTCTAAGTGGTTCAACGATTAA